The sequence below is a genomic window from Leptotrichia hongkongensis.
ATAAAATAAAAGAAGAAAAATATTTTTTATTATATGTTTCAATAAATAATTGCAGCATTTGTCAGATTGATATGCCAAAAGTTGAGAAAATTGTTAATGAAAAAAATTTTACTGCTTATTATATAGAAGCATCTGAAATTCCTGAAGCAGTCGGACAATTAATCCTATTTTCAGCTCCAGTAGTTATTCTATTTTATGAAGGCAAGGAGATACATAGACAGGCTAAAATTATTGATTTTGAGGAATTAAATTATAGAATGGAACAAATATGTGAAAATAAATAAATTAAAAGGGAACTGATTCTAATAAAACTAGAACCAATTCCCTTAATTTTATTTATCCAATAATTTCAACCCATAAGATCTAAAAATTTCTTCAGCTTTTTCAACTAATTCTCTCGTTGGTGTTGGAGTATCTTTCAGTTTATATTCTTTCCCAACTTTTTCCCATTTATACTGCCCCATTTGGTGAAATGGTAAAACATCCACTCTTTCCACATTCTTTAACTGGGAAGTAAACTTTGCCCACTCATGCAAATCATTTTCATCATCAGAATACCCAGGAACTAACACATATCTTAACCAAGTCGGCTTATTAATCTCATTCAAATATTTTGCAAATTTTAGAGTATTTTCAAGCTCTACTCCAGTTAATATTTTATATCTTTCAGGATTTATCTGCTTAATATCAAGAAGTACCATATCTACAAGCTCCAACACTTTTTTTGCCTTTTCATTAAAAATATACCCGGATGTATCAAGTGCCGTTTGAATCCCATTTTCACGACAAAGCTTAAACAGCTCCATCAAAAATTCAGGCTGCATCAAAGGCTCACCACCAGATACAGTAACCCCTCCAGTCTTTATAAATCCCTTTACTTTTAAAATTTCATTCATAACTTCCTGAGCCGTCATAATCATCTTATTGTCCTTAATTTCCCAAGTATCCACATTATGACAGTACAGACATCTAAGAGGGCATCCTTGCAAGAACAGCACAAATCTAATCCCAGGCCCATCCTTAGTCCCAAATGATTCGAATGAATGTATATACCCTTTTACTTCCATATTAGTTTTCTCTCTTTCTTTTTTATTCAATAAATTATTTGATAACTTAAATTTTATTTTATACTATTTCCTAGTGAAATTTAATACTATATTATTTTCCCTTTTTAAACATAGTCTCGTATAAACTAATCCGTCGGAGCATTTTTCTGTGCTGGCAAAACTGTCTGAGCATAGCGAGTTTTTTGTCAGTGCAGAAAAATGTCGTAGACTAGCCATAGGTTATTGCGTAGCAATCTTGCCAAATATTTTGATTATCAGGATAAACCTTTACTGCAAGATAAGGTTTTGCGGCAATGAGCAATCCTACGAAAATAAAAAAGAAAAAACATAGTAATATGAAAAAATATTTATTAATTAAAATATCTAAAAAATAATAAAAAATAATTTAGTTGAACGCTTATGAACTAACTATCAAACAACCCTATTATAAAAATTTATTTCCACTTTTAAATAGAGTTTAGTATAAATTATCATATAATAGAAAAGAATGCCGCATAACTCATATTTTATGAAACTATGCGACATTTCTCATATTAGTTGAAAATTATCGGTTAATTTTCAGATTTTTTATCAATTTTAAATTACATTTTATTTGATATTGTTCTGTTAATTACATCTAATTGTTGTTCTTTAGTCAATTTAACGAAGTTTACTGCATATCCAGAAACTCTGATTGTTAATTGAGGATAATTTTCAGGATGTTCCATTGCATCTTCCAACAATTCTCTTCCGAATACGTTTACATTCAAGTGATGTCCTGTTTGATTGAAGTATCCATCCATTAATCCAACTAGGTTAGTTTGTTTTTCATTTGAATTTTTACCTAATGTTTCCGGTGTAATTGCAAATGTGTAAGAAATTCCATCGTTTGCATCTTCAAATGGGATTTTAGCTACTGAGGCAAGTGAAGCAACAGCTCCTCTTGTATCTCTTCCGTGCATAGGGTTTGCTCCTGGCCCAAATGGTGCTCCAGCTCTTCTTCCATCAGGAGTATTTCCTGTTTTCTTACCATATACTACGTTTGAAGTAATTGTTAATACAGATTGTGTTGGAGTTGCATCTCTGTACATTTTATGAGTTCTTAATTTGTTCATAAATCTTCTTGTAATGTCTACTGCAAACTGATCTGTCGCATCATCATTATTTCCAAATGGAACATAGTCTTTTTCATTGATATAGTCAACTGCATCCCCTTCTTCATCTCTTACAACTTTTACTTTACCATATTTAATAGCTGCCAATGAATCTGCAATAATTGATAATCCCGCAATTCCAAATGCTTCTGTTCTTCTGATATGAACATCATGCAATGCCATTTCTAACGCTTCATAAGAATATTTATCATGCATGTAGTGAATAATGTTTAATGATTTAACATAAGTTGAAGCTAACCAATCTAACACTTTATCAAGTTTTTCCCATACTTCATCAAATTCAAGATATTCGCTCTTAATTGGTTCAAATTGTCCTTCTGGAGTTACTTGTATTTTTAATTTTTCATCTTTTCCACCATTAATTGCATACAATAATGCTTTTGGCAAGTTTACTCTTGCTCCAAAGAATTGCATTTGGTGTCCGATAGTCATTGGAGATACACAGCAGGCAATTCCGTAGTCATTACCAAATTGTGGTCTCATAATATCATCATTTTCATATTGTACTGATGATGTATCAATTGATACTTTTGCACAGAATTTTTTCCAAGTTTCAGGTAATTGTTCACTCCATAGAACTGTTAGGTTTGGTTCAGGTGAAGTTCCCATGTTATATAATGTATGTAAAATTCTGAATGAGTTTTTAGTAACTAATGATCTTCCATCTTCTCCAATACCACCGATTGATTCAGTTACCCAAACTGGATCTCCTGAGAATAATGCATCATATTCAGGTGTTCTTAAGAATCTGATTATTCTTAATTTCATAACAAAGTGATCCATTATTTCCTGAGCTTCTTTTTCAGTCAAAGTACCTTCTTGTAAATCTCTTTCCAAGAAAATATCTAAGAATGTAGAAGTTCTTCCAATACTCATTGCAGCTCCATTTTGATCTTTTGTAGCGGCTAAGTATGCAAAATATAGCCATTGTACAGCTTCTTTACCGTTAGTAGCTGGTCCAGAAATGTCAAAGCCATAAGATTCAGCCATTCTCTTTAAAGCATGCAATGCTTTAATTTGTTCAAAAACTTCTTCTCTAAGTCTTATTACATCTTCTGTCATTTCAGCCGGATCCATATTTTTCAATTGATTTTGTCTGTCAGCAATTAATCTGTCTACTCCGTAAAGTACAACTCTTCTATAATCTCCAATAATTCTTCCACGTCCGTAAGCATCTGGAAGTCCAGTTATAATTCCTGTTTTTCTTGCTTTTCTGATTTGATCAGTATATGCTGAGAAAACTCCATCATTATGAGTTTTTCTATATTTAGTAAAAATTTCTTCAGTTTGGGGATCTAGTTCATATCCAAATGCTTCCAAACTGTTTTTTACCATTCTCAATCCACCATTTGGGAAAATTGCTCTTTTTAAAGGTGCGTCAGTTTGCAATCCTACAATCTTTTCCAAATCTTTATTAATATATCCTGCTCCATAAGCGTCAATTTGTGAAGGTATCTTAGTTTCAGCATCGTAAATACCTTTTTCTCTTTCTACCTTAAATTTTTCTGAAAGGCTTTTCCATAGTTCAGTAGTAGCTTCTGTTGGTCCTTCTAAAAAACTGTCATCTCCTAAATACTCAGTGTAATTTAATCTGATAAACTCTGTAACATCAATGTTGTCTTTCCAATTTCCTTCTTTAAATCCTCTCCATGCGTCCATTATTTAACAACACATCCTTTCAATTTATATTATATTTACCATAATTTTATAATTATTGTAATATCATCTCCACTCTATGATAATTATACCCCAAAAATTTTGAAAAGCAAATACATTTTAGGATTTTTTTAATTCTATAATTTTGATTTTTTACGAAATATTTTTCTATCTTTCTTAAATTCCAAATATTGAAACATCATTGTCCGTAAGTATATCATTTGTTTTAAAATATACGTTCTGCTTTGCAAAGTTCCTTTTTCTTTTCCCAATTCAAAATGATAAATCGGGATGCTCGAAAAATTTCTTATTATGTTTACAAATTTTGAACTTGAAATTAACAATATCTGTTCATAGTTGCTATTATCTTTTGTTATAATTTTTTTAAAGCTATTTAGATGTTCGACTCTCACTATTTCTAAAAAATTAAAGACTTTTCGTACTTTATTAAACGTCTTTAAAATCTGATTTTCTTCCAAATCAACTAAAACTAATGTTTTAATTTTAGGCATTTCATCTGGCCGTATATACTGTTTTACAAGTTTTTTATTTAACAAATTTTCATTTTCAAAATTTACAGATGATTCTGCAATACTATAAATCTCGATTTTATCTCTATCTCTTTTTTTCTTCACTTCTATTTTTTTAACTTCTACATTTTTTATACTTTTTTCTAATTCTAAATCTTTATTAATCTGATTTAATATTTTTTCAGGATTTCTTTTCTTTCTGTGTAATTTTTTATAAAATATTGTAAGGAACTTGTAATTCATCTTTAGCTTTTCTCTTTTATAAATTTTATCCATCATTATAAAAAACTCTTTATTTTCATCAGTTTCTTTTATCTGGTAATTAAACTTTATATCTGGATTGTGTACATTTAAAATAAAATACATTAATATT
It includes:
- a CDS encoding thioredoxin family protein: MKKLENYEQILNKIKEEKYFLLYVSINNCSICQIDMPKVEKIVNEKNFTAYYIEASEIPEAVGQLILFSAPVVILFYEGKEIHRQAKIIDFEELNYRMEQICENK
- the pflB gene encoding formate C-acetyltransferase; amino-acid sequence: MDAWRGFKEGNWKDNIDVTEFIRLNYTEYLGDDSFLEGPTEATTELWKSLSEKFKVEREKGIYDAETKIPSQIDAYGAGYINKDLEKIVGLQTDAPLKRAIFPNGGLRMVKNSLEAFGYELDPQTEEIFTKYRKTHNDGVFSAYTDQIRKARKTGIITGLPDAYGRGRIIGDYRRVVLYGVDRLIADRQNQLKNMDPAEMTEDVIRLREEVFEQIKALHALKRMAESYGFDISGPATNGKEAVQWLYFAYLAATKDQNGAAMSIGRTSTFLDIFLERDLQEGTLTEKEAQEIMDHFVMKLRIIRFLRTPEYDALFSGDPVWVTESIGGIGEDGRSLVTKNSFRILHTLYNMGTSPEPNLTVLWSEQLPETWKKFCAKVSIDTSSVQYENDDIMRPQFGNDYGIACCVSPMTIGHQMQFFGARVNLPKALLYAINGGKDEKLKIQVTPEGQFEPIKSEYLEFDEVWEKLDKVLDWLASTYVKSLNIIHYMHDKYSYEALEMALHDVHIRRTEAFGIAGLSIIADSLAAIKYGKVKVVRDEEGDAVDYINEKDYVPFGNNDDATDQFAVDITRRFMNKLRTHKMYRDATPTQSVLTITSNVVYGKKTGNTPDGRRAGAPFGPGANPMHGRDTRGAVASLASVAKIPFEDANDGISYTFAITPETLGKNSNEKQTNLVGLMDGYFNQTGHHLNVNVFGRELLEDAMEHPENYPQLTIRVSGYAVNFVKLTKEQQLDVINRTISNKM
- the pflA gene encoding pyruvate formate-lyase-activating protein: MEVKGYIHSFESFGTKDGPGIRFVLFLQGCPLRCLYCHNVDTWEIKDNKMIMTAQEVMNEILKVKGFIKTGGVTVSGGEPLMQPEFLMELFKLCRENGIQTALDTSGYIFNEKAKKVLELVDMVLLDIKQINPERYKILTGVELENTLKFAKYLNEINKPTWLRYVLVPGYSDDENDLHEWAKFTSQLKNVERVDVLPFHQMGQYKWEKVGKEYKLKDTPTPTRELVEKAEEIFRSYGLKLLDK